The genomic stretch ATGAAATACTATTACATTTTGAGAAAGATGGGAAATGCACAAGTAATATGTATTGCCATTTTGCAGGTGGGATTGCTGAATGTGGATCAATACTATGACTCTCTGTTGTCATTCATCGACAAGGCCGTAGAGGAAGGCTTCATTAGTCCAAGCGCTCGCCACATCATTGTGTCTGCGCCAACCGCAAAGGAGCTTGTCAAGAAATTAGAGGTAAATTTATTACTAAATTGGAGTAGTATATTAGTAGAAATGGTCTGAATTGGTGAATTGTGGCTGCAGGAGTATGTGCCTTGCCATGAACGAGTTGCTTCGAAACTCAGCTGGGAGATGGAGCAGCTGGGCTACTCTCATGATTATGATCTGTCGAGGTGAAAATTGGATCAGTTTCAAGAAAGCTAACTTGGGATTTTAggaaaatctttttttttttgtaaatgtaAATGGTAATCAGCAATTTGCAAGCTGTAACTACTGAATTGCATTATGTAATGGAAAAGTACCATTCCCTTTATGTAACAAACACCATTTTCATTTTGCATCTgcacatattttcattttctcatCACAAAACAAAGCACAAGGTATAAATATATCCGGAGAAGAAGCGACAAGTGATATGCATTGAGGATTATTTTGCGGAGCGTTGTTATAACAGATGATGAAAATATTGTCGTCTTCATTAAACAATTCATACAACGCACAGAAGTTTTTAACTTGCCAAATCGCTCTTTTGCTGATGCTTCTTCTCGTTGCTGCATGGTTTCTGGGCCTTAGCATTGCTTCTTCTCCAAAATATATTCCAACTCCTCTTTGTTTTAAGCTTCCTAAACTCCTCTCTCAGGGTCTGGCACTCCTTCTCAAGCTCACTAACACGTTCCCTCACGTCCTCCATGTCGGATGTCCTGTCATCCCTATAGCGCCACTTGGATGTTGGAAGAACCGAGCTCGGATCCTGGGAGCTATCTAGGTTGTCTGAGACAAATAGCCAGCCGGAGATTGATGTGCGCAGCCGCAGCTGCTCAAAGAACAAGACTTGCACAATAACCCTCAGAGGCAGCCTCTCATTTTGCGCAGCATGAGTGCTGGCCTCCAACGAAAGCTTTTGACAGTTCATCAGTCGACACATTTGCTCCCGATCCGCATCTCCCAGCCAAGCATGCGCCTGATGCAGTAAAAATTAACACAAAGATGCATACATATTGCATTCAAAGTGAGCAGTGAGATCTATTAACCTTGAGATATATATCAATCGCGCGATAAATTCCATCAGCAATCGGCCTAGCATAGTCAGGCATGGCAGCAGCAAGAGACAGGAACTTTGGAAACTTGAAATTAATATCAGGAGCAACTTCAGCAAGATAAGCATCTACAAGATTAGCAACCATGGTTAAAGATGTCAATGAATTCGTCCCGTCTCCTGCCATCTGACTTTCTTCCGTAATAATGCACGGAGAAACAGCCGTTGAAGCCTGTTCTATCGACATAAAGTGGTCCAGAATTCTCTGAAAACAGTCTATATCGTACAACGTTTCCACAGAATATCCAATGTTTGGTATCAAAAGATCCTCCAAAGCAGATTGATCCAACTGCAGCCCAATTCGCCTCTCCAGATTCTCCCTGCACGGCTGACTCGCCTGCAGCACCATGGCAGTTCGTAGCAGCCTGAGAAGGAACCTCGTATGCACCACGCCTTTCTTGTAAGGCAACAACTCCActagctcctcaaggagcgacCCTTGGTCCGACTCAGAAGGGATGGAGATAGTCGAATAAGTCTTCAAATTCTTGAAGCTGGACTGCCTATTCATCTGTGGTATATACTTCTTGGCGTAGAACACTACTGCCCCCGCCACATTCTCGGCCTTCATCCCTCCCGCCTCCACAGCCTGGATCATCCGTTTATACAGAGGCATACTAAGGAAGGACACATCCTCATACCACCAATCCTCAGTCACTGATAGGTTCTTTGAACCAGTGCATATCCCGTTCCAAAACCCAGCCCCTGAAGGCCGTCCTGCCTCGTTGCACCCTGCTACAGGCCATCCGAACAAATTAGGATCCGCGCACGCCTTCACTGCCAACGAATGTATGCATCTCGTCACAATGTGGAGCTCCTCCGCGTGCACCAGAACCTCCTCACAAGTCTCAAGTGCTTTAATCGTGTCCGTCCAATTTCCAAACACTTCCGTGAGAAACGTCTCGGTTTGTGCAATCAGATTCCCCTCTCCATACTCTTCACTCATCTGGAGGTGCTCAGATGCACATCGAAGACTAACCACATTCATCGATGTGAGCTCGATTTTGACACCATAGCAAAATTTCGCAACTAGCTCAAACGATTTCGCTCCACCGGGAAGCTGACTCAATTGTAAAACACAAGGCGATCCATCAGCATTAGGCATTTCCGAAATAAGCTTCTCGAGCAATCCACTTCTCGATAGCAGAGGAAACTGTAACATGTAAACAATTCAACATACATCAACttctttttcatttaatttaccACGAAATCTTCGAAATTAAAGTTCACCTTGTGAAGATGAAACGATATTTCCCCAATTTCAACTGTTACATCGCTGAGTAAACCAGAAGTGCACTGCCTGTTAAGGAAAAAACATTATATTATCATGTATTAGCATTACATTCGATTCCAATCGATAATCGATGAATAAAAACGAAAAATAAGAAGCGTAGTTCATAGAATGAATCATCATTTAGATAAGAAAAAAAGCAGAATTGAGTGTATAAACACAGAATTGGAGGCGTGAAACAGTAATCGGATGGAATAGTGGCTACCAAGTGTGGCCGTCGCGATGAAAGGCTTCCGATTTGGAACCAAGTCTCATGTACGCCATGGATGAAGGTGGTGGGagagtgagaagaaatgtgagAATTGAAGGGTTTAGTTAAGTTTTATAGTGTTAATAACTAAAAATATGAAGGCAGTTATCCAACTGTCCACCTTCTCCTTCTTTATAGTCATATTTACCACACAGTGACAGTCTTCCTTTTACTGTTTCTTTACTTGAGCACTCTCAACTcaatataatgaaaataattactcatattttatctattaacCTCATATAATTATGTAAACCAAGATCACTTTCAATAAATTCATTACTAGTATCTCGTCATACACTCATATATCTATCTGTACATATATAAAGGGGAGTTTTGTTGTAATTGTCTTCAtctatataaaaattataaattcaatttCCAAATTCCATCTTGGCAGTTTAATGATATAAATGCAATCCACGTCTCACTTCTCTGATTCCAATTTCCAATCAcaaatttcatatatatataaatgcaatccaCGTCTCAAGCAATAGTTACAATCTATTtgatgaaatttgaaaaataagttTCCACAATAATGTTCATTAAATACACtgtttaaaactattttttgcAATTGAAAGGTCTCAATTATGTGTTTCATACACAAATATAATTCACGGTGATtgcattttaattaataattacaaaaatataacTTGTCAACATTATTGTGCATGTATATGCCCATAATTATTTTGGTGCAAATACAAGCCTCAGTTTCATTTACAATGAGACTCATGGTCCAACCGAAGTGAGTCTTTCAAATCAGGGAGAAAAAGATATTCATTTTATGcgcattaaattaattaatagtaaatgGTATTGGAATATGAAAGCTTAAAcattaaaaaatagtagtatcaGTTTTGTTGGGTGAGTTTAATTCCGATCAGAAATTAGGCGTTGATTATTTTAATCTGTGCATCGGGTGTAGTTATAGTATGAATTAAACGGACAAAATAAATTGAGGTTCATGCGTAAAAGGTTTTTTTCAATCTTATCATTAGTAATAGTGAGGTAAGTGAAAGGTTTACAGTTTTATACGTAATTATAatactaatttctcctttacaAAGTTTATTTGATGTTTATATTCTTCGATAAACTTAAGATTTAAGGTTTAAGAATAAGTACAAAATTAGGAATTTATTCAATCACATCATATGGGCAGAGATCAGATCAGACCGATGTCAAAACGATTATTGGTAGATATTTACTAATttcatttcaaaatatatttttgagtgatttatttatatcataacaatttacataaaaattttgataaattaaaaaattttataacAGGAAAAAATAGTTTAGTAGGGGATTTAGCCCTTTATATCCCCATTTGGATCGCGGCTCATGGCACCATTTCATATCGTAGTCTCATctcatcaaatttaatttacaaaatacaGTGGAAGagattattataaaaaaataaattaggatTTTTGGGTACACAATATACTTGCATCGGATACCCAAATATATTACCTACGAATACCTGTTTTCCAACCTCTATTCAGAAGAGAAAAGATAACATCGCCCATATAGGTAATATCACCACGTTTGTTTAAAAATAAGTAGATATAACTAACCAAGCAAAACACATCATCACAACTTAATTACGAAGTTAGGGTTTCTACATACACCTACTTCATCATATTAACCTAGCTTTTCTTTTGAACTAtaacaaaatttattaaaacaagAAATTAGATTTCCTGTAACATGTAATATCCCTCATCTAATTCAAATTAGTTTTGCATCAATGCAACCTCCATGACATTAGAACTGTACTCCCAAATATATTTTTAACGAAAATGGAATTACTAGTGAATAATCGTATGATCTGCTCAATGTTGTGGCTGAAAAGAGTGAGAGAATGAAGTTCTTCCAAACACGGAAGatggtaaaaaatatttcaatccCTCCAATTCAATGCTTGTAAAACTGACATGAAGAATCACTTCACCAATAAGCATAATCCATTGCACAATAGTTATGGATGAACAACTCCTTCACATTTATGTAAGGACGAAGATTCGCAAGCACTTGACCATGCGAAATTTTCTTTGCTGAGTGTCTATTCAAGTTCAAGTTTATCTAAGCGTGTCTTCATGTCTAACTTTGCATCACTAGCTTCGCTTGCACTTACGACATCAATATTTCTTATGCAAGGTGACTAACGAAGGCATTTCTGGTTCTCTAGTTCTACAATGCCAGAACCATTTTCCCTCAAGTAGGAAATCTAAAATATGGTCATTTCCTATTTCTCTCCCAATCATACTATTCCCAATTATTAATGAACATCCAAAATTTATTTGCATGATTTATTTTGATTGATAGTAATTGAATAACGAGCATAGTATATAGAGAGATATAAGGAGATATGATCCCCACATACGCGAACCGCTACTTCACAAACTCAAATACTGACACTCTACTACCAGCCAAAGACATAGACGAAGTGGCCATTTCTCAGACGTTCAACAAACTCATAAATTGCAAAGAGTATTTTATTGATAATTAATTTGGTTGGCATAGTAAGAGGATGGGTAGAATATGGCTGAATTTTTACATTTAATCAGAAATCAACAATAATAACAACTCCTTGTTTTGGGGGAGAAGAATGCAACAATTGACAAATTTTATGTTGGGATCCTTCTtactggaattacaagagataaacaataccgagcgtaatacaacccaCGAAAGAAGAActgaaaactgaaaattacacgAAAATCGAAACTGTCAAAGGAAATTAAACTTAGCCGAGTGGAGGAGGCCTCttttcgcaagacgagatacgtcctggtagtgctctcggtttggcgtgtcgtccccaaagataaaacggctacgtctctggtgaagcagcaccgcaatcaacagagctccgacgaactggaagaggagagggcagagcttcgggaagaaaaacaatgcagagataATATGATGCTTGTGAGTATATTCGTATCTTGTTCTATATCctaatgcaaggaatgactagcctatttataggcttggtccactgcgggggtcaactcagccttgatggctgtcatcatggcgggcctgtaaccgccggccgttacgagtttgaaagctggagtggtctACGTTGAATCTAGACGCTGTACACGCCATAGTGcaaccgtcacatgtggacttcgtgacttgatcaagacactgatcaagccatcgctcaaggcgcaacaggccgagttgatcaagttgctgatCAAGGCGCAACAtgtcgagttgatcaggctgctgcccaaaactgaggtggtccaaaacattaagtttggatctagggacaagcccaagaaccaagcccaaagaccaagggCACGGGCACGGCTCGGCTCGACgagcgtgtgggctctttcacccatcttagtccacgataattactaagtgtaataagtcacttaataaacacacatttaaagatgagtctcatctcctatgtgagataattaacactagttaattactccttacactttcaactcatagatttatcaaaagctacaatgtgaccaacttttatccactatttctcactcaccgggaatcggatttaagaaagtgaatatactacggtcatctgcgcggaacgtagatcgacgctatatcatttaatttccaaaaattaaatgtctcgtcacatttattattggtcaaacttcattgaccggacatcttaaattTAAGATTCCAACATTTTAAACTACACATTATttctaattaaatcaaatttatatCAAACTAATTATAAATTTCCATTCAGTCAATAACATGAGTGCAATTCTCTAATTATTTTGTTCATTTACACatgaagtatatttttttattttgttggacGCAAATTCTTTTCGTGTAGTCAGATACCCAAATATATAACCGGGTAGGGTATCGGGTGAAGTGGATAACCATTTTTCGTGTGCAAATTTCTGATTCGTTCATATTCTTTTTGGGTGAAGTGTATAACCATTTTTCGGGTGCaaatttctgattttttccaaattCTTTTTGTGTAATCGGATAGCCAACATTCATGACATTAAGAATTGTAGACTCTAAAATACTCCGTTAATAAGGAAACAtgattcactttctcaaattcGAGTGGCTTGGATGTAATTTATTCTCTCGTCTAGTTATAACATGTCACAAACTTATAAGACAATCCATTTCTTTCAATATATATAAGGTTGGGGCAACTTCTTACCTTCAATATCTGTAAAAGTAGAAAGCCTACATGACTACATATGGAGAGTGGAAGATGAGAAATTGGATTTCCAGAGTGGTTAAAATAGCCAAGATATTCCAATTTGTATATGGGATCCACTTAATACCAACACTtgcaatattttcaaatttggaaataaatccAAATAAAGCCCTATTAAAACTGGGTCAAAactcataagagcatccacaaccgtgctcttgccagcggcacggttgtgggcccggccccactttttctgcctgctctctggcaagagcacaacatccacagctatgctcttccgcaaggacgagcacaattaatttaaaattcaattaaacaaaaacatttcaataatactaaaattcattaaaaaaacctaaataatattacaaatggcaaataaaataaaaacgacataattaaaatcctaaaaattaaatggatgatgaatgtgtttaTAATATGgatgaaatccatttgaggttttgagtgagggatgaatgtgttgatagtttgtatgagaattatgaatgagagatgatttgatgtgataaatggatgatgaatgtatgtatttataaatgatttttggggaaaaaaatttaaaaaaattcaaaaaaattcagaaaaacgggaaaaaaacggccatatttttgggatttggaaaatatattttttttatttttttttatcattttatgtaattaaaaatcaaattttaaaataaaaaaaaataattcaaaggcaacggctatgttGTTGCCCAATCgtaagccgccacgtcgcctgctcgctggtacggcgctgctcgatgcatcgagcagcacgTGCCAGAGGCGGCGGTATgcgtcctcgccgctggcacggacagaCGCGGGGCCGccgtccaccgttgtggatgctctaagtaagAAAGTCCACAACCTTTCATTTTTTATGGACCCTTTCAATACTAATGGTTGCTTGCTAAATGACATGAATTTAGCAGTAAAGGATAAGAAGTCGATGTGTCATGCTTCAAATGGAAGCATATATCATGTAAATTAAAGTTGTGCATTTTCTTactactactttattcttcaataTGGAATATGTTAAGGACTCAATTCCTTAACGGTGATCGGCGGCGGATTGCTCGGCGATCAATACAAACTTTCGGCGCCCGGCGCCCTGAGATAGGGTCGGCGGAGATTCTAGCTTCTGGCTTTGCGCGGAActcctccgtcgggcagcgatgAAACTAGGGTTAGGGTAACTCACGTTGGTTTGTGGGCaaaagtaatatttttattcatgAATAAAGTTTATGATCAttgccctatttatagactaaggaccctagggttggttcgactcctAATCCTAGTTCatatcgggaaagaaccaacaaagaaaaccttaaacggagcttataattacgctcgactctaattgcaaaataaaaaataaaattactaatgtccaaaaatagcaaaataataaataaaaaagaactaATTAACTAAGActatttggagacgtagtcgcCAAACTTCTCAGGCTGACGCGCGTTCCTTTTCGGCTTCGACTTCGCGATGGACGGCTGTTCAAGCTGCTGAACCTCCGGGACTTCCTCCGATTCCTGCAATGCTCCTTCGGCTTCACCGGTGGACGGGAGAGGCTGGATTGGGGCTGGCGGAGCCGGCTGGATTGGTACCGTATCAACCCCCCCATCCGATAACAAAATCCTTGTTCTCAAGGAGAACGTTTGGAAACTGACGTCGGATCAACTCCAGCGGCTCCCACGTCGGCGACTCTGTGTCATCTGACCAACGAACCAACACATGATCACTCGGTTCACCCTCATGCCAAAGAACCCTCCGGGCTAAAACTCGGACCGGATACACCACTGGCCTATCTCCGAAAAACTCCGACGGCAACGCTATGGCTTCGCCCATGACTTCTTCCTCGACAAAGGCCTTTAAAAGGCTCACATGAAATACATTGTGTATCCTACTACCCTCCGGCAATCGCAGGCGATAAGCCACCTGGCCTATCCGTTCCAAAACCTCAAAAGGTCCATAAAACTGACATGCCAACTTGGCGGACTGGGGTCGCGCCACTGAGTGTTGTCTGTATGGCTGCAACTTAAGTAGCACCTTATCGCCCATCTTGAATTCCACATGGCGACAGTGTTTATTAGCCGAGTCGTGCATCCGCTGTTGCGCCCGCTCCAAATTCTTGCGCAATTCCACCAAAAGCTCCCCCCCTCTGAGTAATCAAATCAGCCACCGATGGTGGGGTCGCGGCCGACGGTTTTGCGAAGATCAGACTTGGGGGCTCGCGTCCGTAAAGCGATTTAAAAGGGGACATCCCCAATCCCGCGTGATGGAAGCAATTTAGTTCTAACTCTGCCCAAGGTAAGAAATTAGCCCACTTAGACGGGCGATCCGCAATGAAAGCCCTCAAATACTGTTCCAACCCTCTATTGCGAACCTCAGTTTGCCCGTCAGACTGCGGATGGTAGGCCGTAGAAAAATTCAACTTCGTACCACTAAGGCGCATCAACTCTCCCCAGACTTGGTTTAAGAAAACGGAATCACGGTCCGAAACCAATGTCTTCGGAAACCAGTGGTGACGGACCACCGTATTGATGAATAAATGGGCCACCTTCAGCGCGTCAAAACGGGTCGGTAGAGGGGCAAAATGCGCGTACTTAGACAAGCGATCCACTACCACCATGATCATCATGTAGCCTCGCGATTGAGGGAGACCCGTGATGAAATCCATTGAAACGTCCTCCCAAACCTGAGACGGGATAGGCAAGGGTTGTAGCAACCCTGCAGGCTTTTGTGTGGAATATTTGGTTGTCTGGGAATCAACACAAGCCTCGACAAACTTCTTCACATCCTTCTTCATATTACGCCAGTAAAATCCCACGGATACCCGCCTCAGAGTCTGCTCAAAACCCTGATCCGAAGGCGAACTATGGTACTCTGTCAGAATAGGGATGCAGCCAGATGAGCGCGACCCTACGTAAATCCAGCGGTTATAGTTAACCAGGCCAACTACAAAAGATAGGTGGGGTGGTGCCCGACCCTCCAAGATATCCTTCACAATCTCGCGCATCTCAGGGGACGATCGTGTCTCGCTTTTCAACAACTCTATAAGCCGCAGAACCGGTTGTGCTGCCGCTGCAAGAAGAGCGCAGCTTTGACCTGCATCCTCGTCGGTGACCGCCTCCTCCTCCCGCCTCCTCCTCATCGGCCGAGCTCATGTCTGCAGTCGGCGACTCTTCGCGGCGAGACAGAGCGTCAACAGCCTTATTCGTGCTGCCCTTTTGTACTCGATCACGAACTTGTACCCCATCAGCTTGCGAACATATAGCTGCTGATCCGGGGTTTGGACCACTTGTTGAAGCAACTCTTTCAAACTCTTTTGGTCGCTCCGTATGATAAACTCGCGCCCAAGTAAATATTGGCGCAATTTCTGAATAGCCTCCACGATAGCGTATAATTCCTTGTGATAGGTCGAGGCGACTTTTCGACGAGGTCCcaattttttgttgaaataGGCAATGGGGTGGGTATCCTGCTGCAAAACCGCACCGATCCCGAGATCCGAGGCATCGGTTTCAACGCAGAAGGGCTGATCAAAATCGGGCAGGCGAAGAACGGGTGCGCTGGTCATTGCcttcttcaaattttcaaaacTTGTCGTCGCTAAAGGGGACCATTCAAACGCGTCTTTTTTTAGCAGATCAGTAAGCGGGGCTACAATTAGGGCATATTGAGCGACAAAACGACGGTAGTAGCCAGTTAAACCCAGAAAACCCCGAAGTTGCTTCACATTCCTCGGTTGGGGTCACGCTGTCATTGCGTCTATCTTAGACGGATCCGCCTTAAGTAACCCGTCACTGACCAGATGACCCAAGTACTCCACCGTCGAGTTACAGAAAGAACATTTCGATAGCTTGACGAAGAAACTGTGCTCCTGCAAAACCCCCAGAACCGCTGCTAAATGCTGAGTGTGGGTTTCGGGCGAAGGGCTGTAAACCAAGATATCATCGAAGAACACAATCAAAAACTTTCTCAGTAACAGCTGAAAGATATCATTCATAGCGGATTGAAATGTGGATGGGGCATTCGTTAGGCCAAATGGCATAACCAGAAACTCAAAGTGGCAATCATGAGTACGAAAGGCCGTCTTAAAAACATCCTCCTCGTGCATTCGGATTTGATGGTATCCCGAACGCAAGTCCAATTTGGTGAAAATACGGGCCTTGCCAAGCTCGTCGAAAAGCTCATCCACTGTAGGGATTGGGAAGTGATCTGGAACTGTAGCGTTATTCAAGGCACGATAATCAATGCAGAAATGAAAGCAGCCATCCTTCTTTCGGATTAGAAGTACCGGAGAAGAGAAAGGACAGCTGCTCCGTCGAATAATACCCTGATCCAACATATCCTTCACCTGTCGCTCAATCTCATTCTTTTGGAAGTAAGGGTAACGGTAAGGTCTAACATTGGCCGGCTTGGCACCCGGCAAGAGGTGCACCTGATGATCATAAGCGCGTGCAGGCGGTATCCCGCTGGGCAAGCCGAAAACCAGCCGAAACTGCTCCAACACCGACAACAAATCCGCCGACAGACCCGGCAGAAACTCCTCCACGGTCGGCTGAGGCGACAGCGACTCCGGGTCTAGCAGCATGATTTCAAAACATTACAGAAGCTCATTTGTAGGGAGCAGTGCCGCCAAAGATTGCAAGCTGATACGCTGCGGAGGCGGCACAATCCAGTTCCAAATGATGGGGGTATCGCCCTGAACAAATTCCAGAGTCTTTCCCTCAAAGTCTGCCGTAACTTTTCCTAATGACTCGAGCCAGTCCATACCCAAGCGAGACCGTCGACCTCCGTTCATGGCGTGAATGTGTGAAACATCAGCTGCGACGGGTTCCTCCAACATAGGCTCCTCAAgctcctccccatcatccgcataacagagaatgcgttgtttacacacatgtcccatcacccacTTTTCGGGACAATGCCAGCaaagacccaacctggaccgctttgacttctccgcctgggagacccGTATAATCGGCGGCTGCGGCTGATCCGGACCCCGACCCAGCTGGCCCGCTGTGGGGGCGGATCCCAATGGGGGCTGAGAATGGGGCTGCGAAGAGGGGACCCCTGGTTGCCCTCGAGACTCCCGATTCTGCCAAGGCCGACGCGAACTCATAGACGGAGCCGGTGGCTGGCCACGATCTGCCTGAATGTCTACCAACTCCAACGTCAAGGCCATCGCGGCTGCAAGCGACGAGGGGCGATGTAACCGCATGCGCTCCTGCATGTCCGGTTTAAGGCCCGCGATGAAGAGTGTGAGTAAGTCCGATTCCGGGACCCCTTGCACCCTGTTGAGGTACTTTTTGAAAGTATCATGATAATCCAGCACCGTTCCTGTCTGCGTAAGCTTGGCGAGAAGGCCATAATAATTCTTAAAACTCTGTCTGTCAAAACGATGTCGACGTCTTCCAAGAAATCCTGCCACATGACGAAATCATTGTTCGCGCAATAATCGAAAACCCACTCCACCGCTGGCGGATCAAACAACATTACAGCGTAGTGCAGACGCTCGGCGTCGGGCATCATAACGTGGTCGAAGTAGTACTGAACCCTCGACACCCAATTAGTTGCGTCAGATCCGTTGAATCGAGGTGGGTGCATCTTAGCCCTCTGTGGTTTCTCATAGCCCTCAACGTGGGATTTGTAACGCTGCGGTGGGTCCCAACACGTAGCGGGATCGGTGAAATTATGATGTCGATCCCCTTGAAATTCCCAGCTGGGGCCTGTTCGACCCCTCTCCTCGCGACGAGTCCTCTCTTCCGGCGGCCCATCACGGAAACCAAGGGGATGACCCACCATGGGACAATAATAGAAGAAGGAGACCGATGGAGAGGGGGTCCGCCGAGAAACCCCCCTCTCCATCGGTCTCCTTCTTCTATTATTGTCCCATGGTGGGTCATCCCCGTCGTCGACCCCCGAGCGGCATGTCAAAGTCGCGCGATATCGTAGGGGCTAGATTGTCGAACTTACGATCGGCCTCCTCCCTCCATACGACCAATTGATCAAGTTTCTCCAACAATCGATCCAGTTTAACTCTTACGTGATCTTCTTGATGGGTGTCTTCCGTTGGGCGACCCTCCATGTCGCCGTCGTCCCCCGACGATCGGAAGTGCCCACCTCCGTCGCGGCAGCCTCCGAATGGTGGACGCCCCCCGAACCTGTTAACCGGGTAAGAATCTTACCGATTCTGTCCCCAAACCGACTTTCCGTTGTTGTTGTCACGTTTCATGAGTattggatgaaagcaccagatgttaaggACTCAATTCCTTAACGGTGATCGGCGGCGGATTGCTCGGCGATCAATACAAACTTCCGGCGCCCTGAG from Salvia splendens isolate huo1 chromosome 4, SspV2, whole genome shotgun sequence encodes the following:
- the LOC121799508 gene encoding BTB/POZ domain-containing protein At5g03250-like, translating into MAYMRLGSKSEAFHRDGHTWQCTSGLLSDVTVEIGEISFHLHKFPLLSRSGLLEKLISEMPNADGSPCVLQLSQLPGGAKSFELVAKFCYGVKIELTSMNVVSLRCASEHLQMSEEYGEGNLIAQTETFLTEVFGNWTDTIKALETCEEVLVHAEELHIVTRCIHSLAVKACADPNLFGWPVAGCNEAGRPSGAGFWNGICTGSKNLSVTEDWWYEDVSFLSMPLYKRMIQAVEAGGMKAENVAGAVVFYAKKYIPQMNRQSSFKNLKTYSTISIPSESDQGSLLEELVELLPYKKGVVHTRFLLRLLRTAMVLQASQPCRENLERRIGLQLDQSALEDLLIPNIGYSVETLYDIDCFQRILDHFMSIEQASTAVSPCIITEESQMAGDGTNSLTSLTMVANLVDAYLAEVAPDINFKFPKFLSLAAAMPDYARPIADGIYRAIDIYLKAHAWLGDADREQMCRLMNCQKLSLEASTHAAQNERLPLRVIVQVLFFEQLRLRTSISGWLFVSDNLDSSQDPSSVLPTSKWRYRDDRTSDMEDVRERVSELEKECQTLREEFRKLKTKRSWNIFWRRSNAKAQKPCSNEKKHQQKSDLAS